Genomic window (Parus major isolate Abel unplaced genomic scaffold, Parus_major1.1 Scaffold342, whole genome shotgun sequence):
CCCCGGCTGGGTCGGGAAATGATCCCAGTTCCAGCTCCTCTTTGTTTCCCAACGCTTTGGCCCCCGGCCGGACTCTCCCCACGCCACCCCCTACAGGGTCCCTGTGCCCCGGGCCTCGCCCCGGAGACCCCCGCGGCGGCCCAAGGCTTTGGCTCTGGGGGCACACCCGGCTGGGGTTGGTTTTCCTCTTGTCCCCAAGAGCAGCAcgtcctggggctgctcctggtgaCAGGACCCCCGAGCCTGCAGCCAGTGTGTGACAGGGGCCAGCTGCGCCCCGAGCTGGGCCTGGCACCCCCGGCTGTGGGCTGGGCTACCCCGGGCCAGCAACTGCCACATGtccccagctgggacagggacaccgggacaggCAGGGCCACCCGCACGTGTTCTGGCTTCTCAGTGCCTCCAAATGCCAGCGGGGCAGGACAGGGTGTGGGGGCACATGTGGTGTGCCCACCACGACACGggtgggcagaggggacagagagaCCCCGGGGGCTCGGGACACCCTGGCTGTACGGGCAGGGCCGCTCTGCTCGTGTCCCCCGTGGGCACAACCTCCCTTATCTCCAGCATGGATGGCACCGCTCCAGTGGCACCTTGGCCAGGCAGCACCTGGCCAGGGGTGGGGTCTGGCTGCCCCGCCGGGGTGGGGACACTGCCGCCATCAGCCCTGGCCCCACGCTCCTGCGCCAGTCCCGGATCTGGCTCCAGGCCCGAGCAAACGGGCGAGATCCGCAAACAAGCTCCGACCGGCCCCCGGCGCCTGCCAAGCCCGTGcgcggcggcggggccgagcCGAGGGACGGGGATGCTCGGAGTGGAGTCCGGTCAGGCACGGAGGGCTCACGGTGCTGCCCGCCCTGCCTGGGAACGGCTGCCCCTTGGGTGGGCACACACCCAGAGCCGCTCCTGGCCAGCTGGGCAGGAAgggggcagagcctgggcagCGCCTGGCACGGGTGATAAGGCTCCGTGCCGGACGTCCAGGCAGGATGGGGCTCTGCCACACCGGGGTCACGGGGCCCGTGCCGGGCGCTCCGGTGCCACCAGAGCCGCTGATGGGGTCCCATCCCTGCAGACCCCCCTGCCGTCAGCATGGCAAACCGGGGCCCGTCCTATGGGCTGAGCCGGGAGGTGCAGCAGAAGATCGACCGGCAGTACGACCCCGAGCTGGAGCAGGTGCTGGTGCGCTGGATCCTGGCGCAGTGCGGCGGCGACGGCGGCAGCGCGGTGGCACAGCCGGCGCCCGGCAGGGACGGCTTCCAGCAGTGGCTGAAGGATGGCACGGTGAGTACCCCCGGGGCCAGCCGGGGCAGGGGGTGACCGTGCCGCACACCTGACCCGTCCGTGCCTGCAGGTGCTGTGCCGGCTCATCAACAGCCTCCACCCGCGGGGACAAGCGCCCGTGGCCAAAATCCAGGCTTCGGCCATGGCCTTTAAGCAGATGGAGCAGATCTCGCAGTTCCTGCAGGCGGCCGAGCGCTACGGCATCGCGGCCACCGACATCTTCCAGACCGTGGATCTCTGGGAAGGTGAGTGACCCGGAGGCCGAGGTGTGGGacggggacagggatggagatggagCTGAGCCTGCTGTGGGTCTTCCAGGGAAGAACATGGCGTGCGTGCAGAGGACCCTGATGAACCTGGGCAGCCTGGCCGTGGCCAAGGGTGACGGGCTCTTCGTGGGAGACCCCAACTGGTTCCCCAAGTAGGTGG
Coding sequences:
- the LOC107198845 gene encoding transgelin-2 isoform X1; the protein is MANRGPSYGLSREVQQKIDRQYDPELEQVLVRWILAQCGGDGGSAVAQPAPGRDGFQQWLKDGTVLCRLINSLHPRGQAPVAKIQASAMAFKQMEQISQFLQAAERYGIAATDIFQTVDLWEGKNMACVQRTLMNLGSLAVAKGDGLFVGDPNWFPKKSQENRRVFSEDKLKEGQSVIGLQMGTNRGASQAGMTGYGMPRQIL